The Acidobacteriota bacterium nucleotide sequence CTGGTCCACGATCTGCACTCGGGTGACCATGGCCGGAGCGAGGGCCGCCTTGACGAGATCCTGCAGGTCCTCCTTGTAGGGGATGATGTCGATCTTCTCCCCCCGCAACTCCCGGGTGACCGCCTGAACGCGCATGCCGCGCATGCCGATGCAGGCGCCGATGGGGTCCACGTCCCGATCCTTGCTCACCACGGCGATCTTGGTCCGCTCGCCCGCCTCGCGGGCCACGGCGCGGATGGCGACCGTACCGTCGTAGATCTCCGGGACCTCCGCCTCGAAGAGCCTCACCACGAACTCGCCCCTGGCGCGGCTGAGGATGATCTGGTTGCCCTTGGCGTTTTCCTTGACTTCGACGATGAGGGCCCGGATCCGGTCGTTCTGCAGGAAGCGCTCGCCTCGGCTCTGTTCGGACGGCGGAAGGAGGGCTTCGGTGCGCCCGATGTCCACGATGATGCTCCGCTTCTCGATGCGCTTGACGACGCCGTTGATGATCGTCCCGACGCGGTCCTTGTACTCCTTGTAGATGATCTCCCGCTCGGCCTCGCGGATCTTCTGGGTGAGAACCTGCTTGGCCTGCTGGGCGGCGATGCGCCCCATGTTGGGAGGGGTCTCCTGGGGGAACTCCAGGATGTCGCCGGGGAGCACGTCCTTCCGGTACGTCTGAGCTTCCTGGAGGGACATTTCGATGAGGGGGTTCTCCAGCTCCGAATCCTCCACCACGCGCTTCACGGTGGCGATGGTGAACTCGCCCGTGTCCCGGTCGAGGTGGCAGACGAACACCTCCTGGGAGTGGAGCACCCGCTTGGCGGCCGCGGCGTAGGCGTCCTCCAGGGCGGCGATGACCACGTCCTTCTCGATGCCTTTTTCGCGTCCCACCGCTTCGATGGCCTGCAACAGTTCGTTGGACATTTGCCGTGTCTCCAGAGAATCCTTTACGGGAATTCAAACACGAGGCGGGCCGACTTGATCCTCTCCAGGGAGAGCCGCCGCACCTCCTCGCCCTTCTGCACCAGCACGTCGCCGCCCTCGGCGCCCAGGGACACGGCGTCGAAAGCCTGCCCCGCATCGTCTCCGCCCGGCCCCAGGACCACGTGGATCTTCTTCCCCCGGAAGCGCTCGAAGTCCTTCGCGGACCTGAGGGGGCGCTCCACCCCCGGCGAAGACACCTCCAGTTCGTAGGCGTGGGGCACCACGT carries:
- the nusA gene encoding transcription termination factor NusA; this encodes MSNELLQAIEAVGREKGIEKDVVIAALEDAYAAAAKRVLHSQEVFVCHLDRDTGEFTIATVKRVVEDSELENPLIEMSLQEAQTYRKDVLPGDILEFPQETPPNMGRIAAQQAKQVLTQKIREAEREIIYKEYKDRVGTIINGVVKRIEKRSIIVDIGRTEALLPPSEQSRGERFLQNDRIRALIVEVKENAKGNQIILSRARGEFVVRLFEAEVPEIYDGTVAIRAVAREAGERTKIAVVSKDRDVDPIGACIGMRGMRVQAVTRELRGEKIDIIPYKEDLQDLVKAALAPAMVTRVQIVDQEARRMEVVVPEDQISLTIGKRGQNIRLAGQLVGWELDVKSEEVKKQEILAAMSSMMGSSEEYDESSGEVVPEEESLEPQEGDSEDGARPEAGAGPEDGAGETSGEEADEDAGEAPAGEKAPTDGQGEV
- the rimP gene encoding ribosome maturation factor RimP — protein: MAAPWLDRVRLLAEDAAAERGLDLFDLETRLTGRRWWLRVTLDRTEGTVSLEDCVEVSRSLSLKLDAEDVVPHAYELEVSSPGVERPLRSAKDFERFRGKKIHVVLGPGGDDAGQAFDAVSLGAEGGDVLVQKGEEVRRLSLERIKSARLVFEFP